Within Pungitius pungitius chromosome 18, fPunPun2.1, whole genome shotgun sequence, the genomic segment TTAATCGTTAGATACAATTTTCAAAACACGATACAAATGACCCCTTAATACCAACGAAATGAATTTGAGTGGATGTTTGCCAAAGGTCTGGGTTTCGGGTTAACTCACTGTGAGGTCTGGTTCATAGATATCATTACTGAAGCCACCACCAACTGAGGGGCCCGGTGGTGGTGGACCGGTGGGGGCATTGGCCACCTGTCTGGTACGCAGGTAGTAGACCAGCAGGGCGATCAAAGTGCCGATCAGCAGCAGGACCACGATCACGGCTGCAGCGACCCCTCCGCTCATGTCTCCTTTTGGCGAGGCTACAGGGAAGGTGAGCAACATTTAGCTTCAGGCTGCAGCAGATCACGGTTAATTAGATTTATCTCTAAAAAGAGAAGAGATGCTCTGTACCAAATCCAGCCTCTAACTAATATCCATCTGCAGGTGAAAAGAGAAATGGCCTTTCTAGTGTTTGAGGGGGATCAAATAAACAAGATGTAAAAGTGTTCATCTGTGAGCGGTCAAGGTGCCGGTAGGCAGGTTCTATTTTTGGAAGATACCAGTTCAATTACTTGCTGCACCAAGTCTAATCTAAGCTAGTCCAACCTGCTGCTGGTTGTAGCGTCATATTCAGCATTCAAGGGGAAAACAAAAGTGGAGCCAATATTATTCTCTGGCTCTCGTCAAGAAAGCGCATAATCATATGTGCAACAATGTGGCCAAACCATGACttctaagaaaaaaaactgtaaaaaagagaaaactgcatTAATGCATTAAGTCAGCAGTTAACAGGTAGAGAAACATCCAAGAAGCCCAGGCCTTCCTACTTCCATCTGTGACTTTGTTGCCGCAGTTGACTCCGTCGGTGTACTCGATGTCATCCAGAGCCACAACGCCTGATGTGCCTTTGATTCCCTCAAAGACAATCTGTAGACAAACCCAAGCCAACAGCAGAGAGAGCTGTCCGTCAGTGGTGTACGTGCAGTACGTAGAGCCGAAGCTTTATACTGATCATCTATAGCAATTGGCGTACATAGGCTTTATTGCAAGTGAGACACTGACCTGGTATTCCTCAGCAGATGTCACGTTGACGTCGAAGCGTTTCCACGGCCCTCCCAGCTCACTCACCACCAGCAGCTGATGGAGACGACCTTGAGACAGCCTCCACACCCTCAGCTGGCTGTCCGCTGCGTATGTGAGAAAGTAGGTGTAAGTgttataaaataacaaaagccATCCTGCTTACATCTGACTGGCTTTCCCAAGAGCATCCACCCTTACATGAGTGTGGCTTGTAGGCCCAGAATTTCAGGCAGGTGCCCTTAGTCGGGGGCAGGTGAGGGCTGAGCAACTGAGCGTTTTCATAGGCTGCCGTCCGGTTGCTGCTTGGGAGGTACAGGAAGTGACCTGGCGGAGAGGAAAGAGACGGTAGATGCAATGCAAAGATCTGAAATGCACAGGAAGGTAATACCACAACACGCACTGCCCTGTTGTCCCTGTTGGTGCCTCTCTGGTTTACCTTTCTCTGTGCCCAGACTGTGGTCCTCGGGCGGGGTGGGGTAGTGGCTCTCAGCCTCCCGACTCGTCAACTCCCAGTCCAGTTTGTCCGCGTTGACGTTTTGAGTGTTGCTCCAGCTGCACATCCCTCTCTCCAGAGTGCACTTAGAAGCTGATATGTTAAATAAACAATTTGgtggtgtgtttcttttttaaagaaaagcccACTTTGCACCAACAGTTGTTGCATGGACGCGAAGGGCGCCTGCTCAAGCGTGGTTTGGCTGACGCTGATACGAACCTCTGTCTTCACATGGGTGAGCTGAAAGGAAGATGTCATCAACTGCAACGTGAGTGTCTTTGCCTCCAGCGCCGACCACCTCAAACTCCAGCTGCAGAGCAGAACAAAGCATCCTCTTGGTGTACACAATACACAGAAAGATTATGCAAAAAGGTGGAGGCCCTTTAGTACAATCCCAACATTAAAAAAGCTGCTGACTTAAATGCTGCTGGATGAATTTCCTTAAAAGCGTGAATACTTAAAATTGAACGAAAACTGAAAATGGGAGAAACTGATGTGAATGTGATCGGATTCAATGACcattaatattgtattttttccCCGGTCCACACAATGTACCTGCCAGTCCACAAGAGCACTCGAGATGTtgccgttgccatggcgccAGACATCTCCCTGGTTCAGGCTGTCGGAGAAGATTTTCACCCTTTGCCCCTTCACCGGCTTCATATACAACGTCAGAGAACCTGCAAAGTACATAGAGTTATGTTGTAGGGGTTTGTTgtcatgtttgtgtgcgggcGTGCGCTTCATTGCGTCTCACCAGGATTAGCTCCGCCCATGTGATACCAGAAGTGAACGCACTCGGTCTTGGCGTTTCCCTGACGAACTGGAGAGTTGAGGACCGAGGTGCCACCTGACGGGAGGAAGTCCTGCCCGGTGTTCACCAACATGTAGAAACCTGAGCCACCGCCATCACAGTTCACGGTCATTCACTGCTCTGCGTCTACATTAAATTATTACCACCATTCAACGGGATCATCCCATTCTGCCCCACCCAGCTCCGTCTCCAGGGTGTGGTCAGTCCTGGGTCCGGTTAGCGTGGCGGTGCGTCCGCTGCGGTGAAGCCAGCGAACTTGGCCAGAGCTGCTGTATCCACACCGCTGGCCTTCAAAGGAACAAACCCTCGGCGCCGCGCACGGCCCTTCCACGAACGCCACATCGTCAATGGCCACGCGCCCGTCAAAACCAGAGCGCACCGCTTCAAACAGCAGCTGGTGGGagatacaaatgttttatttaagcaataaggtacgagagccTGTGCGTCAGGCCTAACAACACCCCCGatctgttacattattggacgataaagtactgcctgaagtacctttttgcttttataatacggttaccagcgaaattatagaTACAAGGCAAATAGCTGCCTTTGTAgtaaatagttgtagccaccaaacgttgtgtgtcTCATTTCAGTATCctagagacaaatagtcccTAGGATGCAccccctgtgactcactctcaaccaatcagaacgcttgatttcatctacctgcGTTATAATACTATATGTCTCACGTGACATTGTATTTTGAGCTGACAGTCCTTCCATACCTGGAAGTTTGTGAGCTGATGTGGCACCGGGCAGTGCGCCTCGTGCCACACGTTGCCTTGGGCTGCACTGCGGGTCCAGATAACTGCCTCATAACCGTCGCTAGACAACAGCTTCACATTCAGAGTACCTGGACGGGATCAGACGGGGCAGCAACATGTCACTTCAAAACAACACCAAAACTTATCCATTCCAAGTGAGTTTTAAGACTAGTTCCTGTTTCTTTCATGGTCTATTAATAAAAGTGAAAAGTCAATATGGTTGATGGCTGAGATGAACCGATGCTTCTTCACCTCTCTTGTCCTCACCTGTGTTTGGCCCGTGGAGTTTGTAGAAGAAGGACAGGCAGTGATCTGAAGCCACTGGCAGCTGTGTATATGAAACCAAGCGTCCGAACGCCCCGCGTAGAAAAGGACTCCACATGTCCACCACGAGACTTCGGCCTGGATgtccacacagagacacaagtACAGCAGTGGCTCTATGTGCCGCAGTCATGCCGTAAATGTTATCTACTTCATAAGGCGCAAATATTATGATTTTAACTATCACAAAGGCAGAGGAACTAAGGAGGTAAAGTGTGTTTTTGCCCGATTTAGTCACCGTGTATGTTGTATTTGGGAGTTGAAATGAGCTTACCGATCCCGATGGTGTGGTCCATCCCATCCATCACCTCCCAGTCAAAGTCGGCACTGTGGTCCTGATACCATCCACACAGTCCGTCCTCAAAGTTACACGACAAccctgaacaaaaaaacattaaaactttTCTAACATCGTAAAGTCTGAATTATGCAGCATCCCATGTGTATACTAGATAGTTTTGAGTTACCTGTTGGAGAGGCTGGAAAATAATTGTCATTACAGCTGACAAAGCGAACGTTTTGCACTCTAATATTGGCATCAGGAGGAAGTTTCATTGCACGAGCTTCAAAGGCCAGCTGTTAAagataaaacaagaaaaacataaaaGCCCTCATTATTTTATGAATCATTTCCACGAGTCAAATCTCTTGAAATGAGAATTATATCCGCCCTGAGACACTAAATCTGACCTGGAAGCGATCTCTCCTCACACCGATGGGCAGGTCGACGTgtagccacgccccctcccccgttgCGGTCGTCCCACTGAATTCCCACAGCTTTGGCCGGACGCCCAGcaagctgtcaatcagcctGACGGACAGATGACCTGCAGCGTAGACGCATAAACTGAGTCGTGTCCAGAGGTTGGAAGAGAAAATACAACATGTCGGATAAGAAGTTCATTTGGTTACCAATGTGATCCAGATTCCCTGTTAAAGCAAAATCAAAGCTCAGGTTGCAGGCAGGGCCCGAGGGGCCCAGGAGGGGGGTCCGTGTCTGGGCCTCGGTCAGCTGCTGTCCCGGGGCCTCGGATACGTACAGGTACTCCTCTAAGGATTATGAAAGAAGCCGAGATAAATGATTTAGTGATTTTTATCCACTCCAAATATTAGTGAAGAGGGGAGTGCCTTGAGTCGTACCTTtggttgtttcatttctgtgcaGCACCCACCCTTGACTCCCAATGCTAGCGTCAGTCCAACCTGAGCTgccctgagaggaggagaaatccCCTGCAGAGATGAATCTCAGAATGAGATCACACAAAGCTCAGTGAATGAGACGGGGGGGTATAAAAGCCAGGTCTACGTTTATTGGTACCAAAGAGACTACGTTCCTCTTAAGGACAGCTATTACAGTTTCTCTTTGcaaagaca encodes:
- the mamdc4 gene encoding apical endosomal glycoprotein isoform X3 — its product is MLPWRSSALALLLALHFVAGSCAPICQTPERSCDFVCDCDDCVDEQDCGYSGRGFTCDFEAAGMCGWADQSLNAPVYGWQRRQREGNNALPDSGPTSDYSTGTAAGWFMGVSALASGSLSTAVLISPEMKQSSPTCRLRLRYFLWDSGHVGLGSTPLWASILRHDYQDTVVWRPEATSVRGWREDTVFLGRVPTGFRIRLHSRRSGGQRGDVAVDQLEFLDCALPLPLEGQECPLGMTQCARGGCVEQRQLCDGSDDCGDGTDEKTCDGYKVCDFEQDACNWDLRSFSKLKWGRTNQVNISDMDPLKGPGRDHSNNSATGHFLYVTVPDAGLTSDWAVFQSPPLEPTDAAHPCKMVMYTHQFGPRSGGLSVLVAGSEISPVWQRGGALGDVWVKAEVDIVAHSIFQILIVAAVRNFAYGGIAVDSIALSPECRLSSGNGTVPSFPKPPKHPCAEPEKMCDFHPDCAGGEDEDKCGDFSSSQGSSGWTDASIGSQGWVLHRNETTKEEYLYVSEAPGQQLTEAQTRTPLLGPSGPACNLSFDFALTGNLDHIGHLSVRLIDSLLGVRPKLWEFSGTTATGEGAWLHVDLPIGVRRDRFQLAFEARAMKLPPDANIRVQNVRFVSCNDNYFPASPTGLSCNFEDGLCGWYQDHSADFDWEVMDGMDHTIGIGRSLVVDMWSPFLRGAFGRLVSYTQLPVASDHCLSFFYKLHGPNTGTLNVKLLSSDGYEAVIWTRSAAQGNVWHEAHCPVPHQLTNFQLLFEAVRSGFDGRVAIDDVAFVEGPCAAPRVCSFEGQRCGYSSSGQVRWLHRSGRTATLTGPRTDHTLETELGFYMLVNTGQDFLPSGGTSVLNSPVRQGNAKTECVHFWYHMGGANPGSLTLYMKPVKGQRVKIFSDSLNQGDVWRHGNGNISSALVDWQLEFEVVGAGGKDTHVAVDDIFLSAHPCEDRASKCTLERGMCSWSNTQNVNADKLDWELTSREAESHYPTPPEDHSLGTEKGHFLYLPSSNRTAAYENAQLLSPHLPPTKGTCLKFWAYKPHSSDSQLRVWRLSQGRLHQLLVVSELGGPWKRFDVNVTSAEEYQIVFEGIKGTSGVVALDDIEYTDGVNCGNKVTDGTSPKGDMSGGVAAAVIVVLLLIGTLIALLVYYLRTRQVANAPTGPPPPGPSVGGGFSNDIYEPDLTQDRVNIPVVQNHPMAAGFNNVPVSDVRERVV
- the mamdc4 gene encoding apical endosomal glycoprotein isoform X1; translation: MLPWRSSALALLLALHFVAGSCAPICQTPERSCDFVCDCDDCVDEQDCGYSGRGFTCDFEAAGMCGWADQSLNAPVYGWQRRQREGNNALPDSGPTSDYSTGTAAGWFMGVSALASGSLSTAVLISPEMKQSSPTCRLRLRYFLWDSGHVGLGSTPLWASILRHDYQDTVVWRPEATSVRGWREDTVFLGRVPTGFRIRLHSRRSGGQRGDVAVDQLEFLDCALPLPLEGQECPLGMTQCARGGCVEQRQLCDGSDDCGDGTDEKTCDGYKVCDFEQDACNWDLRSFSKLKWGRTNQVNISDMDPLKGPGRDHSNNSATGHFLYVTVPDAGLTSDWAVFQSPPLEPTDAAHPCKMVMYTHQFGPRSGGLSVLVAGSEISPVWQRGGALGDVWVKAEVDIVAHSIFQILIVAAVRNFAYGGIAVDSIALSPECRLSSGNGTVPSFPKPPKHPCAEPEKMCDFHPDCAGGEDEDKCGDFSSSQGSSGWTDASIGSQGWVLHRNETTKEEYLYVSEAPGQQLTEAQTRTPLLGPSGPACNLSFDFALTGNLDHIGHLSVRLIDSLLGVRPKLWEFSGTTATGEGAWLHVDLPIGVRRDRFQLAFEARAMKLPPDANIRVQNVRFVSCNDNYFPASPTGLSCNFEDGLCGWYQDHSADFDWEVMDGMDHTIGIGRSLVVDMWSPFLRGAFGRLVSYTQLPVASDHCLSFFYKLHGPNTGTLNVKLLSSDGYEAVIWTRSAAQGNVWHEAHCPVPHQLTNFQLLFEAVRSGFDGRVAIDDVAFVEGPCAAPRVCSFEGQRCGYSSSGQVRWLHRSGRTATLTGPRTDHTLETELGFYMLVNTGQDFLPSGGTSVLNSPVRQGNAKTECVHFWYHMGGANPGSLTLYMKPVKGQRVKIFSDSLNQGDVWRHGNGNISSALVDWQLEFEVVGAGGKDTHVAVDDIFLSAHPCEDRASKCTLERGMCSWSNTQNVNADKLDWELTSREAESHYPTPPEDHSLGTEKGHFLYLPSSNRTAAYENAQLLSPHLPPTKGTCLKFWAYKPHSSDSQLRVWRLSQGRLHQLLVVSELGGPWKRFDVNVTSAEEYQIVFEGIKGTSGVVALDDIEYTDGVNCGNKVTDGTSPKGDMSGGVAAAVIVVLLLIGTLIALLVYYLRTRQVANAPTGPPPPGPSVGGGFSNDIYEPDLTQDRVNIPVVQNHPMAAGFNNVPVSVDHSYDKYNVAFVGCKMYPCPLTCTHMDSNIELQCCTDVVLFTNY
- the mamdc4 gene encoding apical endosomal glycoprotein isoform X4 — translated: MLPWRSSALALLLALHFVAGSCAPICQTPERSCDFVCDCDDCVDEQDCGYSGRGFTCDFEAAGMCGWADQSLNAPVYGWQRRQREGNNALPDSGPTSDYSTGTAAGWFMGVSALASGSLSTAVLISPEMKQSSPTCRLRLRYFLWDSGHVGLGSTPLWASILRHDYQDTVVWRPEATSVRGWREDTVFLGRVPTGFRIRLHSRRSGGQRGDVAVDQLEFLDCALPLPLEGQECPLGMTQCARGGCVEQRQLCDGSDDCGDGTDEKTCDGYKVCDFEQDACNWDLRSFSKLKWGRTNQVNISDMDPLKGPGRDHSNNSATGHFLYVTVPDAGLTSDWAVFQSPPLEPTDAAHPCKMVMYTHQFGPRSGGLSVLVAGSEISPVWQRGGALGDVWVKAEVDIVAHSIFQILIVAAVRNFAYGGIAVDSIALSPECRLSSGNGTVPSFPKPPKHPCAEPEKMCDFHPDCAGGEDEDKCGDFSSSQGSSGWTDASIGSQGWVLHRNETTKEEYLYVSEAPGQQLTEAQTRTPLLGPSGPACNLSFDFALTGNLDHIGHLSVRLIDSLLGVRPKLWEFSGTTATGEGAWLHVDLPIGVRRDRFQLAFEARAMKLPPDANIRVQNVRFVSCNDNYFPASPTGLSCNFEDGLCGWYQDHSADFDWEVMDGMDHTIGIGRSLVVDMWSPFLRGAFGRLVSYTQLPVASDHCLSFFYKLHGPNTGTLNVKLLSSDGYEAVIWTRSAAQGNVWHEAHCPVPHQLTNFQLLFEAVRSGFDGRVAIDDVAFVEGPCAAPRVCSFEGQRCGYSSSGQVRWLHRSGRTATLTGPRTDHTLETELGFYMLVNTGQDFLPSGGTSVLNSPVRQGNAKTECVHFWYHMGGANPGSLTLYMKPVKGQRVKIFSDSLNQGDVWRHGNGNISSALVDWQLEFEVVGAGGKDTHVAVDDIFLSAHPCEDRASKCTLERGMCSWSNTQNVNADKLDWELTSREAESHYPTPPEDHSLGTEKGHFLYLPSSNRTAAYENAQLLSPHLPPTKGTCLKFWAYKPHSSDSQLRVWRLSQGRLHQLLVVSELGGPWKRFDVNVTSAEEYQIVFEGIKGTSGVVALDDIEYTDGVNCGNKVTDGTSPKGDMSGGVAAAVIVVLLLIGTLIALLVYYLRTRQVANAPTGPPPPGPSVGGGFSNDIYEPDLTDRVNIPVVQNHPMAAGFNNVPVSDVRERVV
- the mamdc4 gene encoding apical endosomal glycoprotein isoform X2; the protein is MLPWRSSALALLLALHFVAGSCAPICQTPERSCDFVCDCDDCVDEQDCGYSGRGFTCDFEAAGMCGWADQSLNAPVYGWQRRQREGNNALPDSGPTSDYSTGTAAGWFMGVSALASGSLSTAVLISPEMKQSSPTCRLRLRYFLWDSGHVGLGSTPLWASILRHDYQDTVVWRPEATSVRGWREDTVFLGRVPTGFRIRLHSRRSGGQRGDVAVDQLEFLDCALPLPLEGQECPLGMTQCARGGCVEQRQLCDGSDDCGDGTDEKTCDGYKVCDFEQDACNWDLRSFSKLKWGRTNQVNISDMDPLKGPGRDHSNNSATGHFLYVTVPDAGLTSDWAVFQSPPLEPTDAAHPCKMVMYTHQFGPRSGGLSVLVAGSEISPVWQRGGALGDVWVKAEVDIVAHSIFQILIVAAVRNFAYGGIAVDSIALSPECRLSSGNGTVPSFPKPPKHPCAEPEKMCDFHPDCAGGEDEDKCGDFSSSQGSSGWTDASIGSQGWVLHRNETTKEEYLYVSEAPGQQLTEAQTRTPLLGPSGPACNLSFDFALTGNLDHIGHLSVRLIDSLLGVRPKLWEFSGTTATGEGAWLHVDLPIGVRRDRFQLAFEARAMKLPPDANIRVQNVRFVSCNDNYFPASPTGLSCNFEDGLCGWYQDHSADFDWEVMDGMDHTIGIGRSLVVDMWSPFLRGAFGRLVSYTQLPVASDHCLSFFYKLHGPNTGTLNVKLLSSDGYEAVIWTRSAAQGNVWHEAHCPVPHQLTNFQLLFEAVRSGFDGRVAIDDVAFVEGPCAAPRVCSFEGQRCGYSSSGQVRWLHRSGRTATLTGPRTDHTLETELGFYMLVNTGQDFLPSGGTSVLNSPVRQGNAKTECVHFWYHMGGANPGSLTLYMKPVKGQRVKIFSDSLNQGDVWRHGNGNISSALVDWQLEFEVVGAGGKDTHVAVDDIFLSAHPCEDRASKCTLERGMCSWSNTQNVNADKLDWELTSREAESHYPTPPEDHSLGTEKGHFLYLPSSNRTAAYENAQLLSPHLPPTKGTCLKFWAYKPHSSDSQLRVWRLSQGRLHQLLVVSELGGPWKRFDVNVTSAEEYQIVFEGIKGTSGVVALDDIEYTDGVNCGNKVTDGTSPKGDMSGGVAAAVIVVLLLIGTLIALLVYYLRTRQVANAPTGPPPPGPSVGGGFSNDIYEPDLTDRVNIPVVQNHPMAAGFNNVPVSVDHSYDKYNVAFVGCKMYPCPLTCTHMDSNIELQCCTDVVLFTNY
- the mamdc4 gene encoding apical endosomal glycoprotein isoform X5, whose protein sequence is MLPWRSSALALLLALHFVAGSCAPICQTPERSCDFVCDCDDCVDEQDCGYSGRGFTCDFEAAGMCGWADQSLNAPVYGWQRRQREGNNALPDSGPTSDYSTGTAAGWFMGVSALASGSLSTAVLISPEMKQSSPTCRLRLRYFLWDSGHVGLGSTPLWASILRHDYQDTVVWRPEATSVRGWREDTVFLGRVPTGFRIRLHSRRSGGQRGDVAVDQLEFLDCALPLPLEGQECPLGMTQCARGGCVEQRQLCDGSDDCGDGTDEKTCDGYKVCDFEQDACNWDLRSFSKLKWGRTNQVNISDMDPLKGPGRDHSNNSATGHFLYVTVPDAGLTSDWAVFQSPPLEPTDAAHPCKMVMYTHQFGPRSGGLSVLVAGSEISPVWQRGGALGDVWVKAEVDIVAHSIFQILIVAAVRNFAYGGIAVDSIALSPECRLSSGNGTVPSFPKPPKHPCAEPEKMCDFHPDCAGGEDEDKCGDFSSSQGSSGWTDASIGSQGWVLHRNETTKEEYLYVSEAPGQQLTEAQTRTPLLGPSGPACNLSFDFALTGNLDHIGHLSVRLIDSLLGVRPKLWEFSGTTATGEGAWLHVDLPIGVRRDRFQLAFEARAMKLPPDANIRVQNVRFVSCNDNYFPASPTGLSCNFEDGLCGWYQDHSADFDWEVMDGMDHTIGIGRSLVVDMWSPFLRGAFGRLVSYTQLPVASDHCLSFFYKLHGPNTGTLNVKLLSSDGYEAVIWTRSAAQGNVWHEAHCPVPHQLTNFQLLFEAVRSGFDGRVAIDDVAFVEGPCAAPRVCSFEGQRCGYSSSGQVRWLHRSGRTATLTGPRTDHTLETELGFYMLVNTGQDFLPSGGTSVLNSPVRQGNAKTECVHFWYHMGGANPGSLTLYMKPVKGQRVKIFSDSLNQGDVWRHGNGNISSALVDWQLEFEVVGAGGKDTHVAVDDIFLSAHPCEDRASKCTLERGMCSWSNTQNVNADKLDWELTSREAESHYPTPPEDHSLGTEKGHFLYLPSSNRTAAYENAQLLSPHLPPTKGTCLKFWAYKPHSSDSQLRVWRLSQGRLHQLLVVSELGGPWKRFDVNVTSAEEYQIVFEGIKGTSGVVALDDIEYTDGVNCGNKVTDGTSPKGDMSGGVAAAVIVVLLLIGTLIALLVYYLRTRQVANAPTGPPPPGPSVGGGFSNDIYEPDLTVSDVRERVV